A section of the Callospermophilus lateralis isolate mCalLat2 chromosome 16, mCalLat2.hap1, whole genome shotgun sequence genome encodes:
- the Tmem70 gene encoding transmembrane protein 70, mitochondrial, with the protein MLLLSLGGQWAAGLRPGGKRMAWWAAAALRRPSVAVSRAISRSRPWGPVVGGSAGLQGAHPLLRRLGPVQIPVCWDRYVRYLHTQLDKSEDGRLIYTGNLARAVFGVKCFSYSTSMLSLAFLPYILAQNNVVFGSLPLQILFYGIIGSFTVITPVLLHFVTKGYVIRLYHEATTDTYKAITYSVVLSEKSTVFHQNDVKIPDSTHLFTTFYAKTKSLLVNPGLFPNPEDYNHLMGYDKPFTFDTEETNEKKQFEDEK; encoded by the exons ATGCTGCTGCTATCCTTGGGCGGCCAGTGGGCGGCCGGGCTGAGGCCTGGCGGGAAGAGGATGGCATGGTGGGCGGCTGCCGCGCTCCGAAGGCCCAGTGTGGCGGTCTCGCGAGCGATCTCCCGCAGCAGGCCCTGGGGGCCGGTCGTAGGCGGGAGCGCGGGGCTGCAAGGAGCCCACCCCCTTCTCCGGCGTCTTGGGCCAGTACAG ATACCTGTTTGTTGGGATAGGTATGTTCGATACTTACATACACAACTTGACAAATCAGAAGATGGAAGGCTGATTTATACTGGGAATCTGGCTCGTGCAGTATTTG gtGTGAAATGTTTCTCTTATTCTACAAGTATGCTCAGCCTTGCATTTCTACCGTACATTTTAGCACAAAATAATGTTGTATTTGGAAGTCTGCCTTTGCAAATCTTATTTTATGGCATCATAGGAAGCTTTACAGTGATCACTCCAGTGCTGCTTCACTTTGTTACAAAAGGCTATGTTATTCGGCTATACCATGAGGCCACAACGGATACTTACAAAGCCATTACTTACAGCGTCGTGCTTTCAGAAAAGAGTACGGTATTTCACCAGAATGATGTGAAGATTCCAGACAGCACACATCTTTTTACCACATTTTATGCTAAAACAAAATCATTGTTAGTTAATCCAGGGCTCTTTCCAAACCCTGAAGACTATAACCATCTAATGGGTTATGACAAACCATTCACTTTTGACACAGAAGAAACCAATGAAAAGAAGCAGTTTGAGGATGAGAAATGa